One genomic segment of Gymnogyps californianus isolate 813 chromosome 8, ASM1813914v2, whole genome shotgun sequence includes these proteins:
- the PTGS2 gene encoding prostaglandin G/H synthase 2 isoform X1 — protein MILPCALVATLLAALLAAGHAANPCCSNPCQNRGVCMTTGFDQYECDCTRTGYYGENCTTPEFFTWLRLTLKPSPNTVHYILTHFKGAWNIINNIPFLRDAIMRYVLMSRSHLIDSPPTYNSDYSYKSWEAYSNLSYYTRSLPPVGLDCPTPMGVKGKKELPDSKLIVEKFLLRKKFIPDPQGTNVMFTFFAQHFTHQFFKTDHKKGPGFTKALGHGVDLNHIYGETLERQLKLRLLKDGKLKYQMIDGEMYPPTVKDTQAEMIYPPHVPEHLQFSVGQEVFGLVPGLMMYATIWLREHNRVCDILKQEHPEWDDEQLFQTTRLILIGETIKIVIEDYVQHLSGYHFKLKFDPELLFNQRFQYQNRIAAEFNTLYHWHPLLPDTFQIHDQEYTFQQFLYNNSIMLEHGLSHMVKSFSKQSAGRVAGGKNVPAAVQKVAKASIDQSRQMRYQSLNEYRKRFMLKPFKSFEELTGEKEMAAELEELYGDIDAMELYPGLLVEKPRPGAIFGETMVEIGAPFSLKGLMGNAICSPEYWKPSTFGGKVGFEIINTASLQKLICNNVKGCPFTAFHILNPEPTEATINVSTSKTAMEDINPTLLLKERSAEL, from the exons ATGATCCTGCCCTGCGCCCTGGTGGCCACCCTGCTGGCCGCTCTCCTGGCTGCCGGCCACGCAG CCAACCCTTGCTGCTCAAACCCCTGTCAGAACAGAGGAGTATGCATGACAACAGGATTTGATCAGTATGAATGTGACTGCACAAGGACAGGATATTATGGGGAAAACTGTACAACAC CGGAATTCTTCACGTGGCTAAGGCTAACATTGAAACCTTCTCCGAATACTGTCCACTACATCCTCACCCACTTCAAAGGAGCCTGGAATATCATCAACAACATTCCCTTCTTACGAGATGCTATTATGAGATATGTGTTAATGT caagaTCACACTTGATTGACAGCCCACCAACTTACAATAGTGATTATAGTTACAAAAGCTGGGAAGCTTATTCCAATCTTTCCTATTACACAAGAAGCCTTCCACCAGTAGGACTTGACTGTCCAACACCAATGGGTGTTAAAG GTAAGAAAGAGCTCCCAGATTCAAAGCTGATTGTGGAGAAGTTTTTGCTAAGGAAAAAATTTATTCCTGACCCACAAGGCACAAATGTGATGTTCACATTCTTTGCCCAACACTTCACTCATCAGTTCTTTAAGACGGACCACAAGAAAGGACCTGGCTTCACCAAAGCTCTCGGCCATGGG gTTGACTTGAACCATATTTATGGAGAGACTCTGGAGAGGCAACTTAAACTGAGACTTCTAAAGGATGGAAAGCTAAAATACCAG ATGATTGATGGAGAAATGTATCCGCCAACGGTGAAGGACACTCAGGCAGAGATGATCTACCCTCCTCACGTACCTGAACACTTGCAGTTTTCTGTCGGGCAGGAGGTGTTCGGTTTGGTCCCAGGCTTGATGATGTATGCTACAATATGGCTGAGGGAACACAACCGGGTCTGTGACATCCTGAAACAGGAGCATCCGGAGTGGGATGATGAGCAGCTGTTCCAAACTACTAGACTCATATTGATAG GAGAGACAATCAAGATCGTTATTGAGGACTATGTGCAACACTTGAGTGGCTACCACTTCAAACTCAAGTTTGATCCTGAGCTGCTGTTCAACCAGCGATTTCAATACCAGAACCGAATTGCAGCCGAATTCAATACGCTCTACCACTGGCACCCACTCCTGCCTGACACTTTCCAGATACACGACCAGGAGTACACTTTCCAGCAGTTCCTCTACAATAACTCTATAATGCTGGAACATGGCCTTTCCCATATGGTGAAATCTTTCTCCAAGCAAAGTGCTGGCAGG GTGGCTGGTGGGAAAAATGTTCCTGCTGCAGTACAGAAAGTAGCAAAGGCCTCAATTGACCAAAGCAGACAAATGAGATACCAGTCCTTGAATGAGTACAGGAAACGCTTCATGTTGAAACCATTCAAATCCTTTGAAGAACTTACAG gagaaaaagaaatggcagctGAACTGGAAGAGCTTTATGGAGACATCGATGCTATGGAGCTGTACCCAGGCCTTCTCGTAGAAAAGCCACGACCGGGTGCCATCTTTGGTGAAACAATGGTGGAGATTGGAGCACCGTTTTCTCTGAAAGGACTGATGGGAAATGCTATCTGCTCCCCTGAGTACTGGAAGCCTAGCACCTTCGGTGGAAAAGTGGGCTTTGAAATAATCAATACTGCCTCCTTACAGAAGCTCATCTGCAACAACGTGAAAGGCTGTCCTTTCACAGCTTTCCACATCTTAAATCCTGAACCCACAGAGGCAACTATTAATGTTAGTACCTCAAAAACAGCAATGGAAGATATCAATCCCACACTACTACTGAAAGAGCGATCTGCTGAGTTGTAA
- the PTGS2 gene encoding prostaglandin G/H synthase 2 isoform X2: MTTGFDQYECDCTRTGYYGENCTTPEFFTWLRLTLKPSPNTVHYILTHFKGAWNIINNIPFLRDAIMRYVLMSRSHLIDSPPTYNSDYSYKSWEAYSNLSYYTRSLPPVGLDCPTPMGVKGKKELPDSKLIVEKFLLRKKFIPDPQGTNVMFTFFAQHFTHQFFKTDHKKGPGFTKALGHGVDLNHIYGETLERQLKLRLLKDGKLKYQMIDGEMYPPTVKDTQAEMIYPPHVPEHLQFSVGQEVFGLVPGLMMYATIWLREHNRVCDILKQEHPEWDDEQLFQTTRLILIGETIKIVIEDYVQHLSGYHFKLKFDPELLFNQRFQYQNRIAAEFNTLYHWHPLLPDTFQIHDQEYTFQQFLYNNSIMLEHGLSHMVKSFSKQSAGRVAGGKNVPAAVQKVAKASIDQSRQMRYQSLNEYRKRFMLKPFKSFEELTGEKEMAAELEELYGDIDAMELYPGLLVEKPRPGAIFGETMVEIGAPFSLKGLMGNAICSPEYWKPSTFGGKVGFEIINTASLQKLICNNVKGCPFTAFHILNPEPTEATINVSTSKTAMEDINPTLLLKERSAEL; the protein is encoded by the exons ATGACAACAGGATTTGATCAGTATGAATGTGACTGCACAAGGACAGGATATTATGGGGAAAACTGTACAACAC CGGAATTCTTCACGTGGCTAAGGCTAACATTGAAACCTTCTCCGAATACTGTCCACTACATCCTCACCCACTTCAAAGGAGCCTGGAATATCATCAACAACATTCCCTTCTTACGAGATGCTATTATGAGATATGTGTTAATGT caagaTCACACTTGATTGACAGCCCACCAACTTACAATAGTGATTATAGTTACAAAAGCTGGGAAGCTTATTCCAATCTTTCCTATTACACAAGAAGCCTTCCACCAGTAGGACTTGACTGTCCAACACCAATGGGTGTTAAAG GTAAGAAAGAGCTCCCAGATTCAAAGCTGATTGTGGAGAAGTTTTTGCTAAGGAAAAAATTTATTCCTGACCCACAAGGCACAAATGTGATGTTCACATTCTTTGCCCAACACTTCACTCATCAGTTCTTTAAGACGGACCACAAGAAAGGACCTGGCTTCACCAAAGCTCTCGGCCATGGG gTTGACTTGAACCATATTTATGGAGAGACTCTGGAGAGGCAACTTAAACTGAGACTTCTAAAGGATGGAAAGCTAAAATACCAG ATGATTGATGGAGAAATGTATCCGCCAACGGTGAAGGACACTCAGGCAGAGATGATCTACCCTCCTCACGTACCTGAACACTTGCAGTTTTCTGTCGGGCAGGAGGTGTTCGGTTTGGTCCCAGGCTTGATGATGTATGCTACAATATGGCTGAGGGAACACAACCGGGTCTGTGACATCCTGAAACAGGAGCATCCGGAGTGGGATGATGAGCAGCTGTTCCAAACTACTAGACTCATATTGATAG GAGAGACAATCAAGATCGTTATTGAGGACTATGTGCAACACTTGAGTGGCTACCACTTCAAACTCAAGTTTGATCCTGAGCTGCTGTTCAACCAGCGATTTCAATACCAGAACCGAATTGCAGCCGAATTCAATACGCTCTACCACTGGCACCCACTCCTGCCTGACACTTTCCAGATACACGACCAGGAGTACACTTTCCAGCAGTTCCTCTACAATAACTCTATAATGCTGGAACATGGCCTTTCCCATATGGTGAAATCTTTCTCCAAGCAAAGTGCTGGCAGG GTGGCTGGTGGGAAAAATGTTCCTGCTGCAGTACAGAAAGTAGCAAAGGCCTCAATTGACCAAAGCAGACAAATGAGATACCAGTCCTTGAATGAGTACAGGAAACGCTTCATGTTGAAACCATTCAAATCCTTTGAAGAACTTACAG gagaaaaagaaatggcagctGAACTGGAAGAGCTTTATGGAGACATCGATGCTATGGAGCTGTACCCAGGCCTTCTCGTAGAAAAGCCACGACCGGGTGCCATCTTTGGTGAAACAATGGTGGAGATTGGAGCACCGTTTTCTCTGAAAGGACTGATGGGAAATGCTATCTGCTCCCCTGAGTACTGGAAGCCTAGCACCTTCGGTGGAAAAGTGGGCTTTGAAATAATCAATACTGCCTCCTTACAGAAGCTCATCTGCAACAACGTGAAAGGCTGTCCTTTCACAGCTTTCCACATCTTAAATCCTGAACCCACAGAGGCAACTATTAATGTTAGTACCTCAAAAACAGCAATGGAAGATATCAATCCCACACTACTACTGAAAGAGCGATCTGCTGAGTTGTAA